The DNA segment TGGATATGAGATGGATCTGAAATCTCCTCGCAGTTTTAACCAGAAGATTTCATGGCTCAAGCTTCAGCGTGTGACTCCGCTCCACGTTCAGGCGGTGGATAAAGCCACTGCTAAGCAGCTCGCTTTGGCCTGGGCGAACGAACATGGCGTGGCGCTTCATGCTTCTCGAACCCTTGCTGTGGTGTCTCGTCCAGCTGAGATCCCATGGGCTTCCCTGCCACCCAGGGTGGTGTTGAAGGCAACGCATGCGTCTGGGGCTGTGCAGTTTGTCGATCGCACGCGGGGAGATTTTTCTGAATCTTTAGAGCCACTTTTGAGATCGTGGCTTCGACATCCCTACGGGGTTTATAAGCATGAGTGGGTCTACTGGCCCGTGCGTCGTCGCTTGCTCGTGGAGGAGTGGTTGGATGCAGATCGTGAGTCTGGATTGGTTGATTACAAATTTCATATGAGTCGTGGTCGTTGTTTTGCGATTCAGGTGAATGAAGGATTTCAGACTGACGAACGAACCCGTGCGATCTTGACGCCGGATTGGCAGCCATACGATGTGCGCTGGATTTACGCGCGTCCTCTTTCGTTGCCACAGTGTCCTTCAAATTTGGCTGATATGTTGAATATTGCTCGGCTTTTTTCTCGGGAATTTCCCTACATCAGGATTGATTTGTATAATCTCCCGAGAAAAGATGGCGGATTTAATATTTATTTTGGTGAATTCACTTTTTTCCCTGCCAGTGGTTGTGTAGATATGAATCCACGTTCGTTTGACTACTGGCTGGGTGAACAGATCATGTTGAGGACATCGTTGTGATTCGACTGATTGATGTCGGCCGCCTTAGACATGCGTTGCGCGTTCTTGTTTTTCGGTTCACTGGTGGAAGGCTGACGTCAGCCTTAAAGAGCTATCGCTTGTTTGAAGGGAGCCTTCGCCTTCACCAATACCAACAGGCCTCTTCGATTGCCGATACGGCGTGGCGCCGCTGGCCGGAAGCGATTGATGTTGTTTCGATGCAGTGCACGCTGGCGTTCAAGGCCGGTGCGCTACCTGAAGCCTTTGCGTTGTTGGATCGCTGTTTGTCTGCTTCGGACTATCGGGCTGTAGATCGGGTGCTTTTTCGCACCGGATCACGCCCCCGTGACCTTTACCAAAGCGACGAGGTCTTTCGTTCCCTCTCGCAGCGTGCTGATCTCGATTTCACCCGGCGCTCCTACGCCCTCGTCGCAGAGGCCTATCTGATTCTTCGCCTGAAGAATGCGGCCCGTGCAGAGGAGTTGGTTGCTGCTTTGGAGGACAGGGCCGAGAAGCTGCGCAGCAATCCAGCAACAACCCGTTGTTCGCAGTCCAATCGGCAGAATCTCGGGAAGCTTTATGTGTCGATCGGAAGCGCTCTCTATCACCTGGCTCTCCTTCAGGGGGACATGGCGTTGATGGCGCGGTGTTGGCAGCGCTTGGCTGATTTCAGCCAAGCGATCGACAGGGAGCACATGAATGCTGACGCTTTGTTTCGCATGTCCAGCAACCTCGGCCGAGGCCTTGCCCTTGGCTTTCTGCTGGATCCCCGTCACCACGGAGGGGTCCGCGTCGATGCGTTGGCTTTGTTGAGTGCTTGGGTTAGCGCCAACGCCGCTGGGCTCGTCACAAGGCGACACGTCAAGGGAAGGACGCCTCAGGAAAACCATCTCCTCTTCCTTGAGGCTCTTCGGGACAGTTGTGAGGAGCTCCACCAGGCCGGTGGCTCCGTCACCCCGCAGGCTTGCCGTCATTGGGCTCGACTGCTGAATCACTCGTCTGAGCGAAGCTTGACGGACACGATCGCGACGTTGGTGCAGCGGCAACTA comes from the Synechococcus sp. A15-62 genome and includes:
- a CDS encoding ATP-grasp fold amidoligase family protein produces the protein MKQQFLLMLASGKSWLKHAAPVMFALLKSLNQSRKRLWAIPFVYGLRGRCFVLKERCMGYPALRRQFIEKTGYEMDLKSPRSFNQKISWLKLQRVTPLHVQAVDKATAKQLALAWANEHGVALHASRTLAVVSRPAEIPWASLPPRVVLKATHASGAVQFVDRTRGDFSESLEPLLRSWLRHPYGVYKHEWVYWPVRRRLLVEEWLDADRESGLVDYKFHMSRGRCFAIQVNEGFQTDERTRAILTPDWQPYDVRWIYARPLSLPQCPSNLADMLNIARLFSREFPYIRIDLYNLPRKDGGFNIYFGEFTFFPASGCVDMNPRSFDYWLGEQIMLRTSL